GGAGCACCACGCGCCGGTCCGGGTGTTCGGCGACTGGCTGGAGCTGAACGCCCTGCGCAACCCGGGCGCGGCCTTCGGCTTCGGCGCGGCCTTCACCGTCATCTTCACGCTGATCGCGGCCGCGGTCATCGTGGTGATCGTCCGCCTGGCGCGCAAGCTCCACAGCATGCCCTGGGCGATCGCGCTGGGCCTGCTGCTCGGCGGCGCGCTGGGCAACCTCACCGACCGGATCTTCCGGGCGCCCGGGATATTCGAGGGCGAGGTCGTGGACTTCATCGCGCCCAAGGGCTTCGCGGTGTTCAACCTGGCCGACTCGGCGATCGTGTGCGGCGGCATCCTGATCGTGCTGCTGTCCTTCCGCGGCCTGGACCCGGACGGCACCGTCCACAAGGACTGACGGACCCGGCGGACCCGGCGGGGCGGCCGGGGCGGCCGTCCACGGGCTCGTTCGGCACCGTCGTCGCCGTCCGGCATACTCGACGGGTGAGCACGATTCCCGAGATCCGCACCCTGCCCGTGCCCGACGGCCTGGAGGGCGAGCGCGTCGACGCCGCCATCTCCCGCATGTTCGGCTTCTCCCGCACGAAGGCGGCGGAGCTGGCCGCGGCCGGCAAGGTGCAGGTCGACGGCGCGGTGGTCGGCAAGTCCGAACGGGTGAGCGGCGGCGCCTGGCTCGAGGTGGAGATGCCGCAGGCGCCCGCGCCGGTGCAGGTGGTCGCCGAGCCGGTCGAGGGCATGGAGATCGTGCACGACGACGACGACGTGGTCGTGATCGTCAAGCCGGTCGGCGTCGCCGCGCACCCCAGCCCCGGCTGGACCGGCCCTACCGTCATCGGCGGTCTCGCCGCCGCCGGGTACCGGATCTCGACCTCCGGCGCCGCCGAGCGCCAGGGCATCGTGCACCGCCTCGACGTGGGCACCTCCGGCCTGATGGTGGTCGCCAAGTCGGAGTACGCGTACACGTCGCTCAAGCGCCAGTTCAAGGAGCGCACGGTCGACAAGCGGTACCACACCCTCGTCCAGGGCCACCCGGACCCGACGAGCGGCACGATCGACGCGCCGATCGGCCGTCACCCGAACCACGACTACAAGTGGGCGGTCACGGCCGAGGGCAAGCCCTCGGTGACCCACTACGACCTCCTGGAGGCCTTCCGCGCCGCCTCCCTGCTGGACGTGAAGCTGGAGACCGGCCGCACCCACCAGATCCGGGTCCACATGGCCGCGCACCGCCACCCCTGCGTCGGCGACCTGACCTACGGCGCCGACCCGACCCTCGCCAAGCGGCTGGGCCTGACCCGCCAGTGGCTGCACGCCGTCCGGCTCGGCTTCGAGCACCCGGGCGACGGGCAGTGGGCGGAGTTCTCCAGCGACTACCCCGAGGACCTGCAGCGGGCCCTGGACCAGGTCCGCGAGGAGACGTACGCGTGAGCATGCGGTACACCGTCCGGACCGCCGAGGACCCCGCCGACCGCGAGGCCTGCTTCGCGGTCCGCAAGGAGGTCTTCGTCGGCGAGCAGGGCGTGCCCGAGGACATCGAGTACGACGCCCACGACGCCGTGGCCGTGCACGTGCTGGCGCTCCGCGAGGACGGCGTGCCGCTCGGCACCGGGCGCCTGCTGTACGGGGAGGCGGCCGCCGCGAAGACCGGCGGGGACGCCTCGGTGGGTTCCCTGGGGCGGCTCGCCGTCGCCCGCGAGGCCCGCGGCCTCGGCATCGGCGCGGCCCTGGTGCGGGCCGTCGAGGACGCGGCCCGCGCGCGCGGTCTGACCGCGGTGGACCTGCACGCCCAGACGCACGCCCTCGGCTTCTACGAGCGGATCGGGTACGAGGCGTACGGCCCGGAGTTCCCGGACGCCGGGATCCCGCACCGGGCGATGCGGCGCGCCCTGTAGGCGCACCCCGCCGCCCGGTGCGGGAGGGACGAAGGGGCCGGTCGGCCGGGGACCGTGGCAGGCTGGAGACCTGCACGTGATCATCGACTCCCGGAGCGCTCGCCGTGGATCAGCTGGCCCTGTTGTTCGTGTTGCTGCTCGGGGCCCTGGTGAGCGTCCCGGTGGGGAACCGGTTCGGGGTGCCCTCGCCCGTGCTGATGACGCTGTTCGGCGGCGTGCTGGCGGTGGCCGACTTCGTGCCCAACGTCGACATCCCGCCGGACCTGATCCTCCCCGCGCTGCTGCCGCCGCTGCTCTACGCCGCCGTGCGCCGCACCTCCTGGCGCCAGTTCACGGCCAACAGGCGCCCGATCTTCCTGCTGGCCGTCGCCCTGGTGCTGGTGACGATGGTGTGCGTGGCGGTCGTCGCCCACGCCGTGGTGCCCGGGCTGCCGATCGCCGCCGCACTGGCGCTGGGCGCGCTGATCGCCCCGCCCGACCCGGTCGCCGCGACCGCCGTCGCCGGACAGCTGGGGCTGCCGCGCCGGCTCGTGTCCATCCTGGAGGGCGAGGGCCTCTTCAACGACGTCACGGCCATCGTGCTGTACCACGTCGCGATCGCCGCGGTCGTCAGCGGGACGTTCTCGCCGTGGCGGGCCGGTCTCGAACTGGTGCTCTCGGCCGTCGTCGCGCTCGTCGTCGGCCTGGCGCTCGGCTGGGGCGCGAACAAGCTGATGGACCTGCTGGAGGACCCCACCCTGCAGATCGGGATGACCCTGCTGGTGCCGTACGCCTCCTACGTCCTCGCGGAGGAACTGCACGGCTCGGGGGTCCTGGCGGTGCTCACCACCGCCCTCTTCCTCGCCGAGTACGCCACCGACGCCGACAACGTGATGACCCGGCTGGCCGGGCACGCCTTCTGGGACATCATCGACACGCTCGTCACCGGCGTCGCCTTCGGGCTGATCGGCCTGGAGCTGCACAACGCGATCCGCACGGCCTCGGGACGCTGGGGGGAGATGCTCGGCTGGGCCGTCGCGGTGGTGGGCGTGGTGGTGGTCGTACGGCTGCTGTGGCTGCTGCCCGCGACCTGGCTGACCAAGCGGCTGCACGCCCGGCGGGACAGCGAGGAGGACATCCCGGTGAGCTGGCGGGAGACCGTCGTCATGTGGTGGTCCGGGATGCGCGGGGTGGCCTCGGTGGCGCTGGCGCTGGCGATCCCGCTCAGGACCGACGACGGTTCCCCGTTCCCGGACCGGGACGAGATCGTGTTCATCGCGTTCGGGGTGATCATCGCCACGCTGGTGCTGCAGGGGCTCACCCTGCCGTGGCTGGTGCGGTGGCTCGGGGTGCGGGCCGACTCCGAGCGGGAGAAGGAGTTCGAGAAGGAGCTGGCGGTGCGGGCGTCGAAGGCCGCGAAGCGGAGGCTGCGGGAGATCGAGCAGGTGGAGGAGTTGCCGGAGGACCTGTCCGAGCAGATGCTGCGGCGGGCCTTCGACATCGGGATCCGGATCAATCCGGAGATGGGGGAGGAGGAGCGGCGGGAGGCGCACCAGCAGCGGGTGCGGAGGCTGAAGCGGGTACGGCGGATCCAGCAGGAGATGCTGAGCGCGGCGCGGCACGAGGTGCTGGCGGCGCGCAGCGAGCCCGGGGCGGACCCGGAGGTCGTGGACCGGGTGCTCAGGCATCTGGACGTGCGCAGCCTGCGCTGAGCGTGCGCGCTCTGCCGCCCGCGCACCGCCCGTCGGCCGCGGGACGGGACCGGCGCGCGGGGGCGGGGGCGACGCGCGGGGCGGAGGGGGAAGGGGGCGCCGGCCCGGGCCCGCGCGCGGAGCGCAGGGGGCGCGGGCCCGCCTCCCCCTGCGCACGGGGCGGCGCCTCAGCCCCTGCCGGTGCGGGGGAACTCGTAGGCCTTGCGGAGGGTCGCCCGGTCGGGGGACGGGATGCGGTTCGGCGCGAGGGGCGCGTCGGAGGTGTTGACGCGGGGGAGCGCGTAGGGGTGCTCCGAGGCCAGCCAGGCGATCATCTGCTCGCGCACCGTCACCCGTACCGTCCAGATGTCGTCCGAGTCCTTGGCGGTCACCAGCGCCCGCACCTCGATGGTGTTCTGCGTCGTGTCCGTCACCTGCAGCCCGTAGGCGCGCCCGTCCCAGGCCGGGCAGTGGCGCAGGATGTCGCGCAGCTTCTCCCGCATCGCCTCGACCGGCGCGCTGTGGTCGAGGTACCAGTAGACGACACCGGTCATCTGCGGGGTGCGCCGCGACCAGTTCTCGAAGGGCTTGGAGGTGAAGTACGACACCGGCATGGTGATCCGGCGCTCGTCCCAGGTCCGCACGGTCAGGAAGGTCAGGGTGATCTCCTCGACCGTGCCCCACTCGCCCTCCACCACCACGGTGTCGCCGATGCGCACCATGTCGCCGAAGGCGATCTGCAGCCCCGCGAACAGGTTCGACAGGGTCGACTGGGCGGCCACACCGGCGACGATGCCGAGGATGCCGGCGGAGGCCAGCAGCGAGGCGCCGGCCGCGCGCATCGCCGGGAACGTCAGCAGCATCGAGGCGGCGGCCACGACGATGACGACCGCCGAGACCACCCGCATGATCAGCTCCACCTGCGTGCGCACCCGGCGCACCCGGGCCGCGTCCCGGTGGACGCGCGCGTACCGGCTGTACGACGTCTCGACCACCGCCGCGGCGATCCGGATGGCCAGCCAGGCGGCGGACCCGATCAGCACCAGGGTCAGCGCACGGCCGACGGCGGCCTGGTGGCGCTGCAGGAGCTGCGCCTGGTCGTACGACCCTCTGAGCATGGCCGCGCACAGCACCAGCTGGTAGGGGACGCGCGCGCGGCGCAGCAGCCCCCACAGCGGGGTGCCGTGGTTGCGGTCGTCGGCCTTGCACAGCAGCCGGTCGGTGGCCCAGCCGACGGCCAGGGTCAGCGCGACCGAGCTGCCGATCACGATCAGGGGGCGGAGCAAGTTCTCCATGCCTCCGCTCCTAACCGGCGTCGGCACGCATGAACATGTGAGTTCGGCTACCCAACGGGGTACGGCGGCCCCGGAGCGGTCCCGGCCGGCTGGCACCATGGCCCCATGGACATCATGCTCTTTCACTCGGCCTACGGGCTCAGGCCCGCGGTGCGCGAGGCCGCCGGCCGGCTGCGCGCGGCGGGCCACGAGGTGCGGACGCCAGACCTCTTCGGGGGGCGCACCTTCGACACGGTCGAGGAGGGCGTGGAGTGCTCGGACGCCCTCGGCAAGGACGAGTTGCTGAAGCGGGCGGTGCTGGCCGCCGCGCCGTACTCGGAACGGGGGCTGGTGTACGCCGGGTTCTCGCTCGGCGCCTCCGTCGCGCAGACCCTGGCGCTCGGTGACGTGCGGGCGCGCGGCCTGCTCCTGCTGCACGGCACCTCGGACCTCGCCCCCGACGCCCGCGTGGACGGCCTGCCGGTGCAGCTGCACGTGGCCGAGCCGGACCCGTTCGAGACGGACGACTGGCTCAGCGCCTGGTACCTGCAGATGGGCCGGGCCGGCGCGGACGTCGAGGTGTACCGGTACGCCGGGGCCGGCCACCTCTACACCGACCCCGGCCTGCCGGACTACGACGAGGAGGCCGCCGAGGCCACCTGGCGGGTGGCGCTCGGCTTCCTCGAAGGCCTGTAGCGCGCGGCTACACCGGGTCGTAGGCCCGCTCGACCCGCTGCGTGCCGCTGCGCGTGCGGTACGAGCGCACCCAGGTGGAGGTGGCGTCCGCGTCGGTGCGGTCGGACAGGACGTAGTAGTCCATCTGCGCCCGGTCGGCGGTGACGTCCAGCACGCCGTAGCCGTGGCGGTCGGTGTCCACCCAGTGGACGTGCCGGTTGGCGGCCCTGATGACCGGCGAGGCGATCGCGGAGACGCTGCCCTCGGGCGCGTTCACGGCGTCGTCGAGGTTGTCGGAGGTGATCGAGGTGACCACGAACTCGGTGGCCGCGGACGCCGACAGCGGGTAGGTGCCCGCGTCCACCGGCACGTCGTTGGCCCACGCCATGTGGATGTCACCGGTGAGGAAGACGGTGTTGCCGATGGCGTTCGCGCGCAGGTGGCCCAGCAGTTCGCGCCGGTCGTCGGTGTAGCCGTCCCACTGGTCGGTGTTGACGGCCAGGCCCTCCTGCGGCAGCCCGAGCAGCTTGGCGAGCGGCTTGAGCAGGTCGGCGGAGAGGGAGCCCACGGCGAACGGCGAGATCATCACCGAGTTGCCGACCAGTCGCCACGTGGTGTCGGAGGACTTCAGGCCCGCCTTCAGCCAGTCGAGCTGTGCCCGGCCGGTGAGGGTGCGGTCCGGGTCGTCGACCGAGCCGCCGGCCGCGGACGCCTGCTGCGAGCGGAAGGAGCGCAGGTCCAGCAGGGACAGGTCGGCCAGTTTGCCGAAGCGCAGCCGGCGGTAGGTGGTGCCGGCGACCGCGGGGCGCACCGGCATCCACTCGAAGTAGGCCTGCTTGGCCGCGGCCTGACGGGCCGTCCAGGTGCCCTCGGCGCCCTCGGTGTGGTTGACCGCGCCGCCGGACCAGGCGTTGTCGGCGAACTCGTGGTCGTCCCAGATCGCGATGACGGGCGCCCCCAGGTGCAGCGCCTGCAGGTCGGGGTCGGTCTTGCAGGTGGCGTGCCGGAGCCGGTAGTCGGCGAGGGTGAGGATCTCGTTCGCCGGCGCGTGCGGGCGCACGACCTCGCCCCGGGCCGCGTACCCGCCGGATTCGTACTCGTAGACGTAGTCGCCGAGGTGCAGCCAGGCGTCCAGGTCGCCGCGGGCCGCGAGGTGGCGGTAGGCGGAGAAGTGGCCGGCCTCCCAGTTGGCGCAGGAGACCACGCCGAGGCGCAGACCGGGCACGGCCGCGTCCGCCGCCGGCGCGGTGCGGGTGCGCGCCGCCGGGGAGACGGTGCCGCCGGCCGAGAAGCGGAACCAGTAGTCGGTGGCCGGCTCCAGGCCGCGGATGTCGGCCTTCACGGTGTGGTCGGAGGCGGCCGTGGCGGTGGTGGAGCCCCCGGCGACGACGCTGGTGAACGCCTTGTCCCGGGCGACGACCCAGCGCACCTCGGTGTCCGGGCCCACCCCGGAGCCGGGCGTCGCCTCCGGAACGGGGGTCACCCGGGTCCACAGCAGGACGCCGTCGGGCAGTGGGTCGCCGGAGGCGACGCCGTGCAGGAAGGCGGGGGCGTCCGTGGCCGCGCGCGCCGGGCGGGCGGCGGCGAGCGGGCCCGCGACGAAGGCCGTGCCCGCGGTCGCCGCCGCGGCCTTGACGACCGTGCGGCGGCGGGGCGCGGCGGAGTGGGCGTCCTCGGTTGCTCTGTATCGGTTGGTCACGACCGATCAGG
This is a stretch of genomic DNA from Streptomyces sp. TG1A-8. It encodes these proteins:
- a CDS encoding mechanosensitive ion channel family protein → MENLLRPLIVIGSSVALTLAVGWATDRLLCKADDRNHGTPLWGLLRRARVPYQLVLCAAMLRGSYDQAQLLQRHQAAVGRALTLVLIGSAAWLAIRIAAAVVETSYSRYARVHRDAARVRRVRTQVELIMRVVSAVVIVVAAASMLLTFPAMRAAGASLLASAGILGIVAGVAAQSTLSNLFAGLQIAFGDMVRIGDTVVVEGEWGTVEEITLTFLTVRTWDERRITMPVSYFTSKPFENWSRRTPQMTGVVYWYLDHSAPVEAMREKLRDILRHCPAWDGRAYGLQVTDTTQNTIEVRALVTAKDSDDIWTVRVTVREQMIAWLASEHPYALPRVNTSDAPLAPNRIPSPDRATLRKAYEFPRTGRG
- a CDS encoding RluA family pseudouridine synthase — encoded protein: MSTIPEIRTLPVPDGLEGERVDAAISRMFGFSRTKAAELAAAGKVQVDGAVVGKSERVSGGAWLEVEMPQAPAPVQVVAEPVEGMEIVHDDDDVVVIVKPVGVAAHPSPGWTGPTVIGGLAAAGYRISTSGAAERQGIVHRLDVGTSGLMVVAKSEYAYTSLKRQFKERTVDKRYHTLVQGHPDPTSGTIDAPIGRHPNHDYKWAVTAEGKPSVTHYDLLEAFRAASLLDVKLETGRTHQIRVHMAAHRHPCVGDLTYGADPTLAKRLGLTRQWLHAVRLGFEHPGDGQWAEFSSDYPEDLQRALDQVREETYA
- a CDS encoding alkaline phosphatase yields the protein MTNRYRATEDAHSAAPRRRTVVKAAAATAGTAFVAGPLAAARPARAATDAPAFLHGVASGDPLPDGVLLWTRVTPVPEATPGSGVGPDTEVRWVVARDKAFTSVVAGGSTTATAASDHTVKADIRGLEPATDYWFRFSAGGTVSPAARTRTAPAADAAVPGLRLGVVSCANWEAGHFSAYRHLAARGDLDAWLHLGDYVYEYESGGYAARGEVVRPHAPANEILTLADYRLRHATCKTDPDLQALHLGAPVIAIWDDHEFADNAWSGGAVNHTEGAEGTWTARQAAAKQAYFEWMPVRPAVAGTTYRRLRFGKLADLSLLDLRSFRSQQASAAGGSVDDPDRTLTGRAQLDWLKAGLKSSDTTWRLVGNSVMISPFAVGSLSADLLKPLAKLLGLPQEGLAVNTDQWDGYTDDRRELLGHLRANAIGNTVFLTGDIHMAWANDVPVDAGTYPLSASAATEFVVTSITSDNLDDAVNAPEGSVSAIASPVIRAANRHVHWVDTDRHGYGVLDVTADRAQMDYYVLSDRTDADATSTWVRSYRTRSGTQRVERAYDPV
- the lspA gene encoding signal peptidase II, whose translation is MAEAERIIGTPDTPDDGDERQAPARRTGRGRRVAVLFAVAAFAYALDLVSKMLVVARLEHHAPVRVFGDWLELNALRNPGAAFGFGAAFTVIFTLIAAAVIVVIVRLARKLHSMPWAIALGLLLGGALGNLTDRIFRAPGIFEGEVVDFIAPKGFAVFNLADSAIVCGGILIVLLSFRGLDPDGTVHKD
- a CDS encoding dienelactone hydrolase family protein, yielding MDIMLFHSAYGLRPAVREAAGRLRAAGHEVRTPDLFGGRTFDTVEEGVECSDALGKDELLKRAVLAAAPYSERGLVYAGFSLGASVAQTLALGDVRARGLLLLHGTSDLAPDARVDGLPVQLHVAEPDPFETDDWLSAWYLQMGRAGADVEVYRYAGAGHLYTDPGLPDYDEEAAEATWRVALGFLEGL
- a CDS encoding Na+/H+ antiporter, which gives rise to MDQLALLFVLLLGALVSVPVGNRFGVPSPVLMTLFGGVLAVADFVPNVDIPPDLILPALLPPLLYAAVRRTSWRQFTANRRPIFLLAVALVLVTMVCVAVVAHAVVPGLPIAAALALGALIAPPDPVAATAVAGQLGLPRRLVSILEGEGLFNDVTAIVLYHVAIAAVVSGTFSPWRAGLELVLSAVVALVVGLALGWGANKLMDLLEDPTLQIGMTLLVPYASYVLAEELHGSGVLAVLTTALFLAEYATDADNVMTRLAGHAFWDIIDTLVTGVAFGLIGLELHNAIRTASGRWGEMLGWAVAVVGVVVVVRLLWLLPATWLTKRLHARRDSEEDIPVSWRETVVMWWSGMRGVASVALALAIPLRTDDGSPFPDRDEIVFIAFGVIIATLVLQGLTLPWLVRWLGVRADSEREKEFEKELAVRASKAAKRRLREIEQVEELPEDLSEQMLRRAFDIGIRINPEMGEEERREAHQQRVRRLKRVRRIQQEMLSAARHEVLAARSEPGADPEVVDRVLRHLDVRSLR
- a CDS encoding GNAT family N-acetyltransferase, which codes for MRYTVRTAEDPADREACFAVRKEVFVGEQGVPEDIEYDAHDAVAVHVLALREDGVPLGTGRLLYGEAAAAKTGGDASVGSLGRLAVAREARGLGIGAALVRAVEDAARARGLTAVDLHAQTHALGFYERIGYEAYGPEFPDAGIPHRAMRRAL